TGAAAGCATGTCGGTCGAGCGCCGCCGGTTGATGCTCGCCTATGGCGCGACCTTCGATCTGACGCCGCGCGAAAAGGGCATGAAGGGCGCGATCGAACGCGCGATCGAACTGGTCGAAACGACTCCCGGCGCGTGGATGCCGCAGCAGTTCGAGAACGAGGCGAATATCGACGTCCATGTCCGCACGACGGGGCCCGAAATTCTCGCCGATTTCAAGGATACGCCGATCGACGTGCTGATCACCGGCGTCGGCACCGGCGGCCATATCACGGGCACCGCGCAATTCCTGAAGGAGCATTGGCCGAACCTCAAGGTCTATGCGGTCGAACCCGAGGCCTCACCGGTCATTTCGGGCGGCCAGCCCGCGCCGCACCCGATTCAGGGCATCGGCGCCGGTTTCATCCCGCGCAACCTCCACACCGATCTGCTCGACGGCGTGATCAAGGTCGACGCCGCCGATGCGAAGAATTTCGCGCGCCGGGCCGCGACTGAGGAAGGCCTCCTCGTCGGCATCTCTTCGGGAGCGACGCTCGCGGCGATCGCGCAGAAGCTCGCCGAGCTTCCGCCCGGCGCGCGCGTGCTCGGTTTCAACTACGACACGGGCGAGCGTTATCTGTCGGTTCCCGACTTTCTGCCGGAAATCTGACCCTTCGCCATGCGCCGCGCAGGCGATGAATCGGCGTTGCCGCTACGGCACGACTGGACGGGCTGGCTGTTCGTCCTGATCGTCGCGCTGGCTATCGGCGGCGTTCTCTACACCAATGGCGCGAAAGAGGGCGCACGCTATATGGCACGGCCACACCCCGTGGCGCCGCCCGCCGACGTCGTGCCCGAAGCACCGCCGATGGAACTCGCGCCGGTGACCGAAGCCGATGCGCGCACGCAAAATGCGAAGATCCCGCTCGTCACCAAGGGCTTCGTCGCGCCGCGTCCCTTTGTCTATGCCGGCGGCGGCGATGCCAAGGCGCGCGCGCGCGACTGCCTTGCCGCCGCAATGCTTTACGAGGCCGGCGACGACGCCAAGGGCCAACAGGCGGTCGGGCAGGTCGTGATCAACCGCGCGCGCCACCCGGCCTTTCCGAAATCGATCTGTGCCGTCGTGTTCCAGGGTTCGGAGCGCGCCACCGGCTGCCAGTTCACCTTCACCTGCGACGGCGCCTTGAACCGCCGCTATTCGGACGCCGCTTGGCAGCGTGCGCGTAACAATGCCGACCTGATGCTGGCGGGCGGCACCTATCCCAAGGTCGGTCTCGCCACCCACTATCACACCGACTGGGTGCGCCCCTATTGGAGCGACAGCCTCGAAAAGATCGCGGTGGTCGATACCCACCTCTTCTTCCGCTGGCCGGGCTATTGGGGGACGCCGGGCGCCTTTCGCGGTGCGGTATCGGGCAGCGACGGGCCGATGGCAAAGCTGGCGGGGATTTCGCCGCTCCACGCCATCGCACCGGACCTGTCCGCCGACACCGCTCCGGTCGATGCCAATGCCGCGGTCGGCGAGGCGAAGGTCGTGCCCGGCGCCGGCGAGAGCGCGGGCCGCGATACCATCTACATACAACTCGACCGCAAGGCGGCGCCCGAAAGCTTCGTGACCACCGCGCTGCGGCTCTGCGGCGACAAGCCCTATTGCAAGTTCATGGGCTGGACCAACCCGGTGCTGAAACCCGACAGCGAGGCAATGAACGACACGCAGCGTGCCGCAATGAGCTTTTCATATCTCCGCGACGACAAGGCAGGGTTCGAAAAGGCGCTGTGGAACTGTAGCGAATATAAGCGCGACGACGTGCGCCAGTGCATGAAGCGATAAGGACCGCCCCGGACCCGCCGGCATCAAGGAATCGCGTAGGTGACGTTCGCCTGCCCGACCGGTCGGTCGGCATCGTCGGTCCATATCCGCACATCCATCACCGCAAGCCGCTTGCCGAGGCGGAGCATATACGCGTCGGCGAAGAGCGGCCCCGGGCGGCACGGGCGCAGGAACTGATAATTGAGCGCGCTCGTCACTGCCATCGCGACGGGGCCGATATGCGCGAGGACGAGCGCATAGGCCGCCATGTCGGCAAAGCCCATCTGCGTCGGGCCCGAGATCAGCCCGCCGGGGCGCAGCGCCTT
This DNA window, taken from Sphingopyxis sp. PAMC25046, encodes the following:
- the cysK gene encoding cysteine synthase A; its protein translation is MKANSILDTIGNTPHIRMAKLFPDAEVWVKSERSNPGGSIKDRIGLAMIEAAERDGSLKAGGTIVEPTSGNTGIGLAMAAAVKGYKLILVMPESMSVERRRLMLAYGATFDLTPREKGMKGAIERAIELVETTPGAWMPQQFENEANIDVHVRTTGPEILADFKDTPIDVLITGVGTGGHITGTAQFLKEHWPNLKVYAVEPEASPVISGGQPAPHPIQGIGAGFIPRNLHTDLLDGVIKVDAADAKNFARRAATEEGLLVGISSGATLAAIAQKLAELPPGARVLGFNYDTGERYLSVPDFLPEI
- a CDS encoding cell wall hydrolase, giving the protein MRRAGDESALPLRHDWTGWLFVLIVALAIGGVLYTNGAKEGARYMARPHPVAPPADVVPEAPPMELAPVTEADARTQNAKIPLVTKGFVAPRPFVYAGGGDAKARARDCLAAAMLYEAGDDAKGQQAVGQVVINRARHPAFPKSICAVVFQGSERATGCQFTFTCDGALNRRYSDAAWQRARNNADLMLAGGTYPKVGLATHYHTDWVRPYWSDSLEKIAVVDTHLFFRWPGYWGTPGAFRGAVSGSDGPMAKLAGISPLHAIAPDLSADTAPVDANAAVGEAKVVPGAGESAGRDTIYIQLDRKAAPESFVTTALRLCGDKPYCKFMGWTNPVLKPDSEAMNDTQRAAMSFSYLRDDKAGFEKALWNCSEYKRDDVRQCMKR
- a CDS encoding PaaI family thioesterase; the encoded protein is MDADALNAFMAEAFPHSEPGSRGAVVSAAPGHVQARMDPNDKALRPGGLISGPTQMGFADMAAYALVLAHIGPVAMAVTSALNYQFLRPCRPGPLFADAYMLRLGKRLAVMDVRIWTDDADRPVGQANVTYAIP